A genomic stretch from Antarcticibacterium flavum includes:
- a CDS encoding translation initiation factor, producing MGRKKLGLEDLGGLVFSTNNNFNPENDPGEEIQTPPPGEQRLEAHFSSKGRGGKTVTVIKGFEGNEEDLQKLGKDLKKKCGVGGSVKDGEIIIQGDVREKVMQLLINDGYKVKRVGG from the coding sequence ATGGGCAGGAAGAAACTGGGACTGGAAGACCTGGGCGGGCTTGTGTTTTCCACCAACAACAACTTTAATCCAGAAAATGATCCCGGGGAGGAAATTCAAACCCCTCCTCCCGGGGAACAACGCCTGGAAGCACATTTTAGTTCCAAAGGCCGCGGCGGGAAAACCGTAACGGTTATCAAAGGCTTTGAAGGTAATGAGGAGGACCTGCAAAAACTGGGTAAAGACCTGAAGAAGAAATGTGGTGTTGGCGGCTCGGTTAAAGACGGGGAGATCATCATACAGGGGGATGTTCGCGAAAAGGTGATGCAGCTTTTAATAAATGACGGTTATAAAGTAAAACGTGTGGGAGGTTAA
- a CDS encoding DUF1835 domain-containing protein — MAEQLHIINGDDLHHNFLELEIPGDIVVWREMLCEGPTSYELDTDEFLKLRTGFLYKHYQITAEDYNRQFIEELHKLKVSNSYDEIVLWFEFDLFSHINMLAVISFLQENKKNIPVSLVCSKRLKGEKEFTPLSQLSMDNLKNHYEQRIPLNEDDLEMANLMWQLYNGDNPQRLIGQIKTKTNFEYLSACIRAHLERFPNSRTGLNSLEHNVLKLIEKNNITSFHHLIGYTLEYQGYFGFGDLQVERIINHLKLFFEERNGIVVLTPAGIEALNFEKNFYQHLKDEEYLGGVRKYDFLYDSTTHKILKL; from the coding sequence ATGGCAGAGCAACTTCATATCATCAATGGTGATGACCTTCACCACAATTTCCTGGAACTTGAAATTCCCGGTGATATTGTGGTTTGGCGGGAGATGCTTTGCGAAGGGCCCACAAGCTATGAACTGGATACAGACGAGTTTCTGAAGCTAAGAACCGGTTTTCTATATAAGCACTACCAAATTACCGCTGAAGATTATAATAGGCAGTTTATAGAAGAATTGCATAAGCTTAAAGTTTCCAATTCTTATGATGAGATCGTGTTATGGTTTGAATTTGACCTGTTCTCACATATTAATATGCTTGCAGTGATAAGTTTCCTGCAGGAAAATAAAAAGAATATTCCGGTGAGCCTGGTGTGCAGTAAAAGGCTGAAGGGGGAAAAAGAATTCACTCCTCTTTCCCAACTTTCTATGGATAATCTTAAAAACCATTATGAACAGCGTATTCCTTTGAACGAGGATGATCTGGAGATGGCAAACCTTATGTGGCAGTTGTATAACGGGGACAATCCCCAAAGGCTCATAGGCCAGATAAAGACCAAAACTAACTTCGAATACCTCTCTGCCTGCATTAGGGCACACCTGGAGAGGTTTCCAAATTCCAGGACGGGGCTCAATTCCCTGGAGCATAATGTGCTAAAGCTTATTGAAAAGAATAACATTACCAGCTTTCACCATCTTATTGGCTACACTCTTGAATACCAGGGATATTTTGGTTTTGGAGATTTACAAGTGGAGAGGATTATAAACCACCTTAAATTGTTTTTTGAAGAGCGCAACGGGATTGTGGTACTAACCCCAGCCGGTATTGAAGCCCTAAATTTTGAGAAAAACTTTTATCAACATCTTAAAGATGAAGAATATCTGGGCGGAGTTAGAAAATATGATTTCTTATATGACTCCACTACCCATAAAATATTAAAATTATAA
- a CDS encoding isopenicillin N synthase family dioxygenase has product MNNIPSVDLADFLSDDPKRKQKFVEEIGRAYEEIGFVSLKNHFLSDDLVDELYKEVKSFFDLPLDVKKKYEIEGLGGQRGYISFGKEHAKGKKEGDLKEFWHFGQEPSKDANLIEEYPKNVQVEELKDFNHTGMEAYRMLEKTGIYVLRALALYIGLDEHYFDHWASNGNSILRPIHYPPITEEPKGAERAGAHGDINLITLLMGASTGGLQVLRKDGQWIDAIPQEDELVINVGDMLERLTNNKLRSTIHKVINPPKEQWDKPRYSIPFFMHPRSEMPLNCLEECIDENNPKQYEDITAGEFLHQRLIEIGLIKK; this is encoded by the coding sequence ATGAATAATATTCCCAGCGTAGATCTGGCAGATTTCCTGAGCGATGACCCCAAGAGGAAACAAAAATTTGTGGAAGAAATAGGTAGAGCTTATGAGGAGATAGGCTTTGTTTCACTAAAGAACCACTTTTTAAGTGATGATCTTGTAGATGAATTATATAAAGAGGTGAAATCCTTTTTTGACCTGCCGCTAGATGTGAAGAAGAAATACGAGATCGAAGGCCTGGGTGGCCAGAGAGGATATATTTCCTTTGGAAAGGAACATGCCAAAGGCAAAAAAGAGGGTGATCTTAAGGAATTCTGGCATTTTGGACAGGAACCTTCCAAAGATGCCAATCTTATAGAAGAATATCCTAAAAATGTCCAGGTAGAGGAACTTAAAGATTTCAATCATACAGGGATGGAAGCCTACCGTATGCTGGAAAAAACAGGAATTTATGTATTAAGAGCCCTTGCTCTTTATATAGGCCTGGATGAACATTATTTTGATCATTGGGCCAGCAATGGGAATAGTATTTTGCGTCCTATTCACTATCCTCCAATCACTGAAGAACCAAAGGGTGCCGAACGTGCAGGAGCACATGGGGATATCAACCTTATCACCCTTTTAATGGGAGCTTCCACTGGTGGCCTGCAAGTGCTTAGAAAAGACGGTCAATGGATAGATGCCATCCCGCAGGAAGACGAACTGGTGATCAATGTTGGAGATATGCTGGAGCGGCTTACCAATAATAAACTAAGGTCTACCATTCATAAGGTGATAAATCCTCCTAAAGAGCAATGGGACAAACCACGGTACTCCATACCTTTCTTTATGCACCCACGCAGTGAAATGCCTTTAAACTGCCTGGAGGAGTGTATAGATGAGAATAACCCAAAGCAGTATGAGGATATTACTGCCGGTGAATTTCTACACCAGCGGCTTATTGAGATTGGACTTATAAAAAAATAA
- a CDS encoding methyltransferase domain-containing protein: MKKINTSKRTNDSEIMDDFDLQGPELEVTLDDLDKVNKWLGGNKITLQGVKKLLLEHPGSNPISILDIGCGNGSMLREIANWGRAAGYNLSLTGVDANSHAIEIAERKSEFFPEINYETLNIFSNDFRSREYDIVLCTLTLHHFKDPEIEEIMTAFYRQARLGIVINDLHRSRQAYILFKAFCKVFINNKIARDDGLTSILRGFKKKELKKFAAQIPAAKQEIKWKWAYRYQWIIQKPQAK, encoded by the coding sequence ATGAAAAAAATAAATACTTCTAAAAGAACGAATGACTCGGAGATCATGGATGATTTTGACCTGCAGGGACCCGAGCTGGAGGTTACACTGGATGATCTGGACAAAGTAAATAAATGGCTGGGAGGAAATAAGATCACCCTGCAGGGGGTGAAAAAGCTTTTGCTGGAACACCCCGGCTCAAACCCCATCAGCATTCTGGACATTGGTTGTGGGAATGGCAGCATGTTGAGAGAAATAGCCAACTGGGGCCGCGCTGCCGGTTATAATCTTAGTCTTACCGGTGTGGATGCCAATTCGCATGCTATAGAAATAGCCGAAAGGAAATCTGAATTCTTCCCCGAGATCAACTATGAAACTTTAAACATTTTTAGTAATGACTTTAGGAGCAGGGAATATGACATTGTTCTTTGTACCTTGACCCTTCATCATTTCAAGGATCCCGAGATAGAGGAAATAATGACAGCATTCTACAGGCAGGCAAGGCTGGGGATCGTGATCAATGATCTACACAGGAGTAGGCAGGCCTATATACTTTTTAAGGCCTTTTGTAAGGTGTTTATTAATAATAAGATCGCCCGGGATGATGGGCTAACTTCTATTCTAAGAGGATTTAAGAAAAAAGAATTAAAGAAATTTGCCGCCCAAATCCCGGCGGCCAAACAGGAGATCAAATGGAAATGGGCCTACAGGTACCAATGGATCATCCAAAAGCCACAAGCAAAATGA
- a CDS encoding DUF1328 family protein codes for MVRLIVIFLIIAIIAAIFGFGGIAEGAADIAKIIFYIFVVLLVISLISRLFRR; via the coding sequence ATGGTACGACTAATTGTTATTTTCCTAATTATCGCTATTATAGCCGCCATCTTTGGATTTGGAGGTATAGCTGAAGGAGCTGCAGATATTGCAAAGATCATTTTCTACATATTTGTAGTACTTCTTGTTATCTCTTTAATAAGTAGATTATTTAGACGATAA
- the ppk1 gene encoding polyphosphate kinase 1, which translates to MISPNTIEYKHRDLNWLSFNDRVLQEAGDPSNPLYERIKFLAIFSSNLDEYFRVRVSQLRQIKRVEKSIRKKLALRPNKITKEILEAVKLQQDKFGEIYHNEIIPELEKNGIILLDSEHYNKKQKQLSHTYFEEHVKAYLEVMTTSFETPQQDPFLENNKPYFAVTFSNEEKLGLINIPSGECGRFIEIEENSITFLDDIIRNEMQSLFPNEEVTGIYEVKLSRDAELYIEDEFNGVLAEKIYESLAQRTDGQPTRLLYDASMPQDIQKKIRKLLNLGKIDMMPGGKYHNFIDFFAFPDPTNNPALHAKKPEPVKHRVLEKAEDYFKVIAEKDQAVHFPYMSFDYVEKFVAQAANDPGVEAIKISLYRVADESNLTNCLLQALENGKKVTVFVEAKARFDEENNIIWGRKFEEKGANVIYSYPKIKVHSKILLVVRREEGKLKNYAYIGTGNFNSETSRIYCDHAIFTADKYITREMSRIFSVLEGDLIVPREKRLFISPFSTRRQFTLLVMKEIENAMEGKKAAITAKLNSLEDPEIIEWLYKASNAGVKIRLIVRGFTCLIPGVKGMSENIYITSIVDQFLEHGRIYLFENGGDEKIYFGSADLMTRNLDRRIEVIAPILDRDIAQEFKEILEIQLSDNVKARIQDEEESNTYVTRKKGEKSIRSQVEIYKYLKEKHQN; encoded by the coding sequence ATGATCTCACCTAATACCATAGAATATAAGCACAGGGACCTTAACTGGCTCAGTTTTAACGACCGGGTTTTGCAGGAAGCCGGGGATCCATCCAATCCATTATATGAGCGAATAAAATTCCTTGCTATCTTCTCCTCCAATCTGGATGAATATTTTAGGGTACGGGTTTCCCAGCTTCGGCAAATAAAGAGGGTGGAAAAGAGTATTAGAAAGAAACTTGCCCTGCGACCAAACAAGATCACTAAGGAGATCCTGGAAGCAGTGAAACTTCAGCAGGACAAATTTGGCGAGATCTACCATAATGAGATCATTCCCGAACTGGAAAAGAATGGGATTATCCTGCTGGATTCAGAGCATTATAACAAGAAACAAAAACAGCTCTCACATACCTATTTTGAGGAGCACGTAAAAGCTTATCTTGAGGTAATGACCACCAGCTTTGAAACTCCCCAACAGGATCCTTTTTTGGAAAACAACAAGCCTTACTTTGCAGTAACCTTCAGCAATGAAGAAAAACTGGGCCTTATAAATATCCCCTCTGGTGAATGCGGAAGGTTTATTGAGATCGAAGAAAATAGTATTACTTTTTTAGATGATATTATTAGGAATGAGATGCAAAGCCTTTTTCCTAATGAGGAGGTCACAGGCATTTATGAAGTGAAACTTTCCCGGGATGCTGAACTTTATATCGAAGATGAATTCAATGGGGTCCTGGCTGAAAAGATCTATGAGTCCCTGGCACAGCGTACAGATGGGCAACCTACGCGCCTGCTATACGACGCCAGCATGCCACAGGATATTCAGAAGAAAATAAGGAAACTTCTTAATCTTGGGAAAATAGATATGATGCCAGGTGGGAAATACCATAACTTCATCGATTTTTTCGCTTTTCCAGATCCTACCAATAACCCTGCGCTCCACGCTAAAAAACCTGAGCCTGTGAAACACAGGGTACTCGAAAAAGCTGAAGATTACTTTAAAGTGATCGCAGAAAAGGACCAGGCAGTACATTTTCCCTATATGTCCTTTGATTATGTAGAAAAATTTGTGGCGCAGGCTGCAAATGATCCCGGGGTTGAAGCTATTAAGATCTCGCTCTACCGGGTGGCAGATGAGTCCAACCTCACCAACTGCCTGTTGCAGGCTCTTGAAAATGGAAAAAAGGTCACTGTATTTGTAGAGGCAAAAGCCCGGTTTGACGAGGAGAATAATATTATATGGGGCAGAAAATTTGAAGAAAAGGGAGCCAATGTTATTTATAGTTATCCCAAGATCAAAGTACACTCCAAGATCCTGTTGGTGGTACGCAGGGAAGAAGGGAAATTAAAGAACTATGCCTATATAGGAACAGGAAACTTTAACAGTGAGACCTCCAGGATCTATTGTGATCACGCGATTTTCACTGCAGATAAGTACATAACCAGGGAAATGTCCAGGATCTTTAGTGTGCTGGAAGGAGATCTTATTGTTCCCCGGGAAAAACGGTTATTTATTTCTCCTTTCTCCACACGCCGCCAGTTTACCCTTCTTGTTATGAAGGAAATTGAGAATGCCATGGAAGGAAAAAAGGCCGCCATAACTGCCAAATTAAATAGCCTGGAAGACCCAGAGATCATAGAATGGCTTTATAAGGCAAGTAATGCCGGGGTGAAGATAAGGCTTATAGTTAGGGGCTTCACCTGTCTCATCCCGGGGGTGAAAGGTATGAGTGAGAACATTTATATTACCAGCATTGTAGACCAATTCCTGGAGCACGGCCGTATTTATCTTTTTGAAAACGGTGGAGATGAGAAGATCTATTTTGGAAGCGCCGATCTTATGACCCGAAATCTGGACCGCAGGATCGAGGTCATTGCCCCAATCCTGGATAGGGATATCGCCCAGGAATTTAAAGAGATCCTCGAAATACAGCTTAGTGACAATGTAAAAGCTCGCATACAGGATGAAGAAGAATCCAACACTTATGTAACCCGTAAAAAAGGCGAAAAATCAATAAGGTCCCAGGTGGAGATCTATAAATATCTCAAAGAAAAGCACCAGAATTAA
- a CDS encoding alpha-ketoacid dehydrogenase subunit alpha/beta: METQPGTDISFTYNKEGLSNDKLLQLYTAMLKPRLIEEKMLILLRQGKISKWFSGIGQEAISIGVTLAMDKDEYILPMHRNLGVFTAREIPLYRLFSQWQGKANGFTKGRDRSFHFGTQEFRIVGMISHLGPQLGVADGIALAHKLRKEKKLTAVFTGEGGTSEGDFHEALNIASVWDLPVLFCIENNGYGLSTPTKEQYNCKDLMDRGAGYGMDAYKIDGNNILEVYNRVSEIAESVRKNPRPVLLEFITFRMRGHEEASGTKYVPQELMDEWASKDPILNFRNYLMEEKILSEEQEKQFTEDIKAEIDHNLQLAYEEDNIIASESTELNDVYKPYEYEHFEENSEKEEVRFIDAISAGLRQSMQRHNDLVLMGQDIADYGGVFKITDGFLEEFGKERVRNTPICESGVVAAAMGLSINGMKAMVEMQFADFVSSGFNPIANYLAKVHYRWGQQADVVVRMPCGAGVGAGPFHSQTNEAWFTKIPGLKVIYPAFPLDAKGLLNTSFNDPNPVLFFEHKALYRSVRQEVPTGYYTIPFGKAALIQEGEEITIISYGAGAHWALDTLKENQAIKADLLDLRTLQPLDYDSIYKSVKKTGKVLVITEDTTFGSIASDIAASISENCFEFLDAPVMRLGSMETPVPFTKALEDQYLPKHSLAGKIQELLDY, from the coding sequence ATGGAAACTCAACCGGGAACAGATATATCATTTACTTATAATAAGGAAGGACTTTCAAATGACAAATTGCTGCAGCTTTATACTGCTATGCTCAAACCCAGGCTAATAGAGGAGAAGATGCTTATACTGCTGCGCCAGGGAAAAATATCCAAGTGGTTTAGCGGGATTGGACAGGAAGCCATTTCCATAGGTGTTACCCTTGCGATGGATAAAGATGAATACATCCTGCCTATGCACAGGAACCTTGGAGTTTTTACCGCCAGGGAGATCCCACTTTACAGATTGTTCTCACAGTGGCAGGGAAAGGCTAATGGTTTTACCAAAGGCAGAGACAGGAGCTTTCACTTTGGGACACAGGAATTCAGGATCGTGGGAATGATCTCTCACCTGGGACCGCAGCTGGGGGTGGCAGATGGGATTGCTCTTGCACATAAACTAAGGAAGGAAAAGAAACTTACAGCAGTTTTTACAGGGGAAGGTGGCACCAGCGAAGGGGACTTTCACGAAGCACTCAATATTGCATCGGTTTGGGACCTGCCTGTGCTATTTTGTATAGAAAATAATGGTTACGGACTCTCCACTCCTACAAAGGAGCAGTATAATTGTAAAGATCTTATGGACCGTGGGGCCGGTTATGGAATGGATGCTTATAAGATTGATGGAAATAATATCCTGGAAGTATATAACAGGGTTTCTGAGATTGCTGAAAGCGTTCGGAAAAACCCACGGCCCGTTCTACTGGAATTCATAACTTTCAGAATGCGAGGGCACGAAGAGGCAAGCGGCACCAAGTACGTCCCGCAGGAGTTGATGGATGAATGGGCCTCAAAAGATCCTATCCTTAATTTCAGGAATTATTTGATGGAGGAGAAGATACTTTCAGAAGAACAGGAAAAACAATTCACAGAGGATATAAAAGCTGAGATCGACCACAATTTACAACTGGCGTATGAAGAGGATAATATTATAGCTTCTGAAAGTACAGAATTAAATGATGTGTATAAACCTTATGAATATGAGCACTTTGAAGAAAATTCAGAAAAAGAAGAAGTGAGGTTTATAGATGCGATTTCTGCAGGTTTGCGGCAATCAATGCAACGGCATAATGACCTGGTACTTATGGGCCAGGATATTGCCGATTACGGTGGGGTCTTCAAAATAACCGATGGTTTTCTTGAGGAATTTGGAAAGGAAAGGGTAAGGAATACTCCCATTTGTGAAAGTGGAGTAGTGGCCGCTGCTATGGGGCTTTCAATTAATGGAATGAAAGCCATGGTGGAAATGCAATTTGCAGATTTTGTAAGTTCAGGTTTTAATCCAATAGCCAATTACCTTGCAAAAGTTCATTATCGCTGGGGCCAGCAGGCCGATGTCGTGGTGAGGATGCCTTGCGGTGCCGGTGTGGGGGCCGGGCCTTTTCACAGCCAAACCAATGAAGCCTGGTTTACAAAGATACCCGGTTTAAAAGTGATATATCCTGCATTTCCACTGGATGCTAAAGGCCTGTTGAACACATCCTTTAATGACCCAAACCCTGTGCTGTTCTTTGAGCACAAGGCTTTATACCGTAGTGTGAGACAGGAGGTTCCTACGGGATACTATACTATCCCTTTTGGCAAGGCAGCTTTAATACAGGAAGGAGAAGAGATCACAATAATTTCTTATGGAGCTGGAGCGCACTGGGCTCTGGATACTTTAAAGGAAAACCAGGCAATAAAGGCAGATCTCCTGGACCTGCGAACCCTGCAGCCACTGGATTATGATAGTATTTATAAGTCGGTTAAAAAGACAGGAAAGGTACTCGTTATTACCGAGGATACGACTTTTGGAAGCATAGCCTCAGATATTGCTGCCTCTATTTCTGAAAACTGCTTTGAATTTCTGGATGCTCCCGTAATGAGGCTGGGTAGTATGGAAACTCCTGTACCTTTCACAAAGGCGTTGGAGGATCAATATTTACCAAAGCATTCATTGGCGGGAAAAATTCAGGAGCTTTTGGATTATTAA
- a CDS encoding nucleoside phosphorylase, translating into MTLKASEFIQNADGSVYHLRLLPHQIANTIITVGDPDRVAAVSKYFDIIEHVVQKREFNTHTGTYKGKRITVISSGIGTDNIDIVFNELDALVNIDFNSRRIKEESSSLDIIRIGTSGAIQPDIPIDSFLVSETGIGMDAMLHFYDSEHIQDKALNKALKEQLDFPFNHVVPYAVDCDMELASRFDKGFYRGMTVSNCGFYGPQGRVLRLPVQDPELNSKMERFNYKNRKITNMEMETSGMYGLSKLLGHHTVSLNAIVANRATGEFSKDPAATVDKLIRTALDLIVA; encoded by the coding sequence ATGACCTTAAAGGCTTCAGAATTTATACAGAACGCAGATGGAAGCGTTTACCACTTAAGACTCTTACCCCACCAAATTGCGAATACGATCATTACTGTTGGAGATCCAGACAGGGTTGCTGCAGTAAGTAAATATTTTGACATAATAGAGCACGTGGTGCAAAAAAGGGAGTTCAATACCCACACCGGCACCTACAAGGGGAAAAGGATCACAGTTATTTCCTCGGGTATTGGAACAGATAATATAGATATTGTTTTTAATGAACTCGATGCTCTGGTAAACATTGATTTCAATTCCAGGAGGATCAAAGAGGAGAGCAGCTCCCTGGATATTATACGTATAGGGACCTCAGGTGCCATACAACCAGACATTCCTATAGATTCTTTCCTTGTTTCTGAAACCGGGATTGGAATGGATGCCATGCTACACTTCTATGACAGTGAGCATATACAGGACAAGGCACTTAATAAAGCCCTAAAAGAGCAGCTGGATTTCCCATTTAACCATGTGGTTCCATATGCAGTGGATTGTGACATGGAACTTGCGTCAAGATTTGACAAAGGTTTCTATCGCGGGATGACTGTGAGCAACTGTGGATTCTATGGCCCCCAGGGAAGAGTTTTGAGGCTACCGGTACAGGATCCAGAACTTAACTCAAAGATGGAGAGGTTCAATTATAAAAACCGGAAAATCACCAATATGGAAATGGAAACTTCAGGCATGTACGGCTTATCAAAATTGCTGGGACACCACACGGTCTCCCTTAACGCAATAGTGGCAAACCGGGCAACCGGGGAATTTAGTAAGGATCCAGCAGCAACAGTAGATAAGCTTATTCGTACCGCCCTGGATCTTATAGTAGCTTAA
- a CDS encoding lipocalin-like domain-containing protein has protein sequence MKKVLFILVAALLVISCGPSKTAIDARKTFRGDWVLNSITYPNNPGDFNVTLFNEASASCFQGSMWSFVSNNNTGTYTLQGPGCEATGERYFNWSIDEENTPDGAYDLMLKPTDDRYRSTTGNQGFRINLRQLSETSMTWEQTVTLEGSPFVIQMNFTKL, from the coding sequence ATGAAAAAAGTGTTATTTATCCTGGTTGCAGCATTATTGGTTATCTCCTGTGGACCCAGTAAAACTGCTATAGATGCCAGAAAAACCTTTAGGGGAGATTGGGTACTTAACAGTATTACTTACCCAAATAACCCTGGGGATTTCAATGTAACCTTGTTTAACGAAGCCTCGGCCTCCTGTTTCCAGGGAAGTATGTGGAGTTTCGTTTCCAATAATAATACAGGAACTTATACTCTGCAGGGGCCCGGATGTGAAGCAACAGGAGAACGTTATTTTAACTGGTCCATAGATGAGGAAAATACACCCGATGGGGCTTATGACCTTATGTTAAAACCTACAGATGATCGTTACAGGTCTACAACAGGAAACCAGGGTTTCCGTATTAACCTTAGACAATTATCTGAGACCTCAATGACCTGGGAACAAACGGTAACCCTTGAAGGTTCACCTTTTGTTATCCAAATGAACTTTACTAAACTTTAA
- a CDS encoding NAD(P)/FAD-dependent oxidoreductase gives MARNNKIVVIGGGLAGLSAAIHLAICGQQVTLFEKEMYPHHKVCGEYLSKEVLPYLKFLGVDLGSSGPVEIDKLFYSTPSGKEIHTRLPLGGIGISRYTLDEILYKKAVSLGIEVKQEEVKEIEFDEGIHKIKTSHSYTEAGIVLGAYGKRDALDRKLHRPFIQKKTGWLAIKAHYQMNGYPRDTVSLHNFKGGYCGLSMTETGAINVCYLATYSSFKDHKDPEVFKEKVLRKNRHLAQFFSKATSLFEKDLTIAQISFDRKALIEDHILMLGDSAALIHPLCGNGMAMAIHSAKLASEAVMEYLVTPGGSRENLEHRYEAEWNRSFKSRINTGRMLQKVLLNPALAEISQNTVQLFPGLLPHIIKRTHGIPVE, from the coding sequence TTGGCACGAAATAACAAGATAGTAGTTATAGGAGGAGGCCTGGCAGGCCTGTCTGCCGCAATACATCTTGCTATTTGTGGCCAACAGGTAACCCTCTTTGAAAAAGAAATGTATCCCCACCATAAAGTGTGCGGGGAATATTTGTCAAAAGAAGTACTCCCTTACCTTAAATTCCTTGGAGTGGACCTGGGATCGTCCGGGCCGGTAGAGATCGACAAACTTTTTTACAGCACCCCTTCAGGAAAGGAAATACATACCCGTCTTCCACTTGGAGGCATTGGAATAAGCCGGTATACCCTGGATGAGATTTTATATAAAAAAGCGGTGAGCCTGGGAATTGAAGTGAAACAAGAGGAGGTAAAGGAGATTGAATTTGATGAAGGAATACATAAGATTAAAACTTCGCACAGTTATACTGAGGCAGGGATAGTTCTGGGAGCATATGGGAAACGAGATGCTTTGGACAGGAAGTTACATCGTCCCTTTATCCAAAAAAAGACCGGTTGGCTGGCGATAAAAGCCCATTATCAAATGAATGGGTATCCCCGGGATACAGTTTCCCTTCACAATTTTAAAGGGGGATATTGCGGGCTCTCCATGACAGAGACGGGCGCCATTAATGTATGTTACCTGGCTACCTATAGTAGTTTTAAAGATCATAAAGATCCTGAAGTCTTTAAGGAAAAGGTACTCAGAAAGAACAGGCATCTTGCTCAATTCTTTTCCAAAGCCACCAGTCTATTTGAAAAGGACCTTACAATCGCCCAGATCTCTTTTGACAGGAAAGCTTTGATTGAGGACCATATTCTTATGCTGGGGGACAGTGCAGCCCTTATTCACCCTTTGTGCGGTAATGGGATGGCTATGGCTATTCATAGCGCCAAATTGGCTTCTGAAGCGGTAATGGAATACCTGGTTACCCCCGGCGGAAGCAGAGAGAACCTGGAGCACAGGTATGAAGCAGAATGGAACAGGAGTTTCAAATCACGAATTAATACCGGGAGGATGCTACAAAAAGTGCTTTTAAATCCTGCCCTGGCTGAAATTTCACAGAATACAGTTCAGCTATTTCCCGGCCTTTTGCCACATATTATTAAACGAACCCATGGAATCCCTGTTGAATGA
- a CDS encoding OmpA family protein produces MRIGLNKFMAFLFVASTLLYGCDATRNASNKQKGAVIGSAGGAVVGGVIGNNTGDGNTALGAIIGGVVGGAAGAYIGNRMDKQAQEIEQEIPGAEVERVGEGINVTFDESSGVYFDTEKFNINARSQETLNKLAAIFKEYPDTNILVEGHTDSQGSESYNLTLSKNRAQAVTNYLVNNGVQQGRFTTNWYGESQPKYDNNTAEGRAKNRRVELAIVANEKLQKEAEQAAQQN; encoded by the coding sequence ATGAGAATAGGATTGAATAAGTTTATGGCATTTTTATTTGTTGCATCTACATTATTATACGGTTGTGATGCAACGCGTAATGCGAGTAATAAACAAAAAGGAGCCGTTATTGGTAGTGCAGGTGGTGCTGTAGTTGGCGGTGTAATTGGTAATAATACCGGTGATGGTAATACTGCTCTTGGAGCTATTATTGGTGGTGTTGTTGGTGGTGCCGCAGGTGCATATATTGGTAATCGTATGGACAAGCAGGCACAGGAGATAGAACAGGAAATCCCGGGAGCTGAAGTTGAGCGTGTGGGAGAAGGTATTAATGTGACCTTTGATGAATCCAGTGGAGTTTATTTTGATACTGAAAAATTCAATATCAACGCAAGATCACAGGAAACCCTGAACAAACTTGCTGCAATCTTTAAGGAATACCCAGATACCAATATTTTGGTAGAGGGTCATACAGACAGCCAGGGTAGTGAGAGCTATAACCTTACACTATCTAAGAACCGTGCGCAGGCAGTTACTAATTACCTTGTGAACAACGGGGTGCAACAAGGACGTTTTACCACCAATTGGTACGGTGAATCGCAACCGAAGTATGATAATAATACTGCTGAAGGTCGCGCCAAGAACCGTAGAGTAGAACTTGCTATTGTTGCTAATGAAAAATTGCAAAAAGAAGCTGAGCAGGCTGCCCAGCAAAACTAG